The Deltaproteobacteria bacterium genomic interval TATTCAAGGTCCCGCCACGCAAGAAAGTAACTTTGGGGAGTGGTTTTTCACCATAAACCTTCAAGAACGCCGTTAACGTCCTGTGATTGGTCCCATCCCCGCCGCTGATCCCCAAGATGTCGATCTCCCGTTCTTTAAATCCTTTAGCCACCCGTTCAATATCATTAAAATCGTTGGTCTGGGCGCAGGAGGCCTTTTCCCCCACGATGAAGGCGATCCGCTTCATCCTTTCCGGCTGCTGACGGTTTTTTTTTGAATGAGGATTGAGGACTATTCCGATCCCAGGCATAGGATCTTCCGTGCTTCTACGGAAGAGGCTACCGTTCTATCATACTTCCGGACGAGGGCAACCGCTTTTTCAACCAGTTCATGACTTCCCTTGGCCAAGACCCCTTTTTCGAGATAGATATTATCCTCCAGACCGACACGGACCGATCCTCCCAGACGGATCGCCTCCTCCACCATCGGGAACTGATGACGCCCGACCGCCGCAACGGTCCAGGTGGAACCCGCAGGAAGACGGGAAACCAGAAGTTTTAGGTTTTCAACCGTGGCCGCCAATCCCCCTTTGACCCCCAGCACAAATTGAAAGTGGGCCGGCTTCAAAATCAGTCCCCCTTCAATCATCGAACAGGCGAGCTCTATCTGGGAGAGGTCATAGATCTCAATCTCTGGAACGATTTTTTTCTTTTTCATTTGACCCGCCAGTTGATGGATAAACGGGATCGGGTTTGAAAAGATATCATCACCGAAATTCATCGTCCCCATATTGAGGGAGGCCATCTCCGGAGAGCTCTCCAGGACTCCGATCCTTTTTGGAAAGGGATCCCCCACCGCCCCGCCGGTCGAGACCTGAATCACCGGATCGCACCGCTTGCAGATTTCAACAATAGCCTGTTTCAGAACCTTGAGGTCGAGTGTTGGTCTTCCCTTTTTATCGCGGACATGGAGGTGGATAATTGCCGCCCCGGCCTGACAGGCGAGATGGGCCGCTTCACCGATCTCTTCGGGGGTCAACGGAAGAGTGGGGGTCTCCCTGCGGGACAATTCCGCACCAACCAGCGCGGCGGTGATGATAACAGGATGGTTCAAGTTTATGGTGAATCTCCCTTAATTCTCGAACTCTTCAGGGAGTGTGGGGAAGAGAAAGAATGGGACCCCTTCTGTTTCCAACCGGTCACACTGATCCGGTGTAGCGGTCCCATAGACATTTTCGTGGGGGGTCTCCCCCTTGGTCATCCGTGTCGCCACCTCGGTAAACTGGTTCCCCACATCCTTAAAATTAGTCTTCACATACTGCTGGACCGCCTTGAGGACGACAACCGGATCGACATTCATAATGGTTGGGTGGGGGTTCTGCGACCCCTTTTTTAAAACAGGTGGCTTGGGTGAAGCACCTTCACGCACGGTCTCCAGCCTAGAGGTGTGTACCTGACTCGCCGTTGTGTGAATCACACTCGGGACCTTGGCGACATCCTGGATCCCACAGACAGAGCAGGTCAAAAGGCTTCCTTCCCTTTGTTTTTCATACGCTTCAGGGCTTGGGAACCAGCCTTCAAACTTGTGCCCCAACGGGCATTGGAGGTCATAGATCACCATAC includes:
- a CDS encoding 3-keto-5-aminohexanoate cleavage protein; this encodes MNHPVIITAALVGAELSRRETPTLPLTPEEIGEAAHLACQAGAAIIHLHVRDKKGRPTLDLKVLKQAIVEICKRCDPVIQVSTGGAVGDPFPKRIGVLESSPEMASLNMGTMNFGDDIFSNPIPFIHQLAGQMKKKKIVPEIEIYDLSQIELACSMIEGGLILKPAHFQFVLGVKGGLAATVENLKLLVSRLPAGSTWTVAAVGRHQFPMVEEAIRLGGSVRVGLEDNIYLEKGVLAKGSHELVEKAVALVRKYDRTVASSVEARKILCLGSE
- a CDS encoding DUF1178 family protein; protein product: MVIYDLQCPLGHKFEGWFPSPEAYEKQREGSLLTCSVCGIQDVAKVPSVIHTTASQVHTSRLETVREGASPKPPVLKKGSQNPHPTIMNVDPVVVLKAVQQYVKTNFKDVGNQFTEVATRMTKGETPHENVYGTATPDQCDRLETEGVPFFLFPTLPEEFEN